The proteins below come from a single Edaphobacter acidisoli genomic window:
- a CDS encoding glycoside hydrolase family 172 protein, whose translation MKRFVSMSLLLGVCVAAWGQSPSSWPDLTQQQTYTPHRASSTDPTGANQDFRTVGPGATATVLDVDGPGTIAHIWFTIADNEPYNLKRIVLRMYWDGETSPSVEAPIGDFFGLGLGEYHTWQSEMLSVGNDKSLNCFFPMPFASHARITVTNEGNQPINALYYNIDYRTYSHPLSRDTLYFHAEYQQAQPNRGWTNNWKTNQDALVNDKTNSDGQGNYVWMEAKGHGQYVGVTMSVLQNQDMWWGEGDDMFFIDGAKTPQIIGTGTEDYFLGAWDFGGRPFSYQLYGAPVVGAELAGSRSSVYRFHLAQPIPFQKSFKATIEHGNANHRSDNFYSVAYWYQADPHEPLPPLPPVEQRLPALQPAGGPGNSGAGVH comes from the coding sequence ATGAAACGATTTGTATCGATGTCGCTCCTGTTGGGAGTGTGTGTGGCAGCATGGGGCCAGAGTCCGAGCTCATGGCCCGACCTGACGCAGCAGCAGACGTACACGCCTCATCGTGCGTCGAGCACGGACCCGACCGGGGCGAATCAAGACTTTCGTACAGTCGGTCCGGGGGCGACCGCGACTGTGCTGGATGTCGATGGGCCGGGAACGATTGCGCATATATGGTTCACCATTGCCGATAACGAACCTTACAACCTCAAACGCATCGTCCTTCGCATGTACTGGGACGGAGAGACCAGCCCTAGCGTAGAGGCCCCGATTGGTGACTTCTTCGGCCTCGGGCTTGGCGAATACCACACATGGCAATCAGAGATGCTCTCGGTTGGCAATGACAAGTCTCTCAACTGCTTTTTCCCGATGCCATTCGCGAGTCATGCGCGCATTACTGTTACGAATGAGGGGAACCAACCCATCAATGCCCTCTACTACAACATTGATTACAGAACTTACTCGCATCCGCTGTCTCGGGACACGCTGTACTTTCACGCCGAGTACCAGCAGGCGCAGCCGAATCGTGGTTGGACAAATAACTGGAAGACAAACCAGGACGCGCTGGTTAATGACAAGACTAATTCCGACGGCCAAGGCAACTATGTGTGGATGGAGGCGAAAGGACATGGACAATATGTTGGTGTGACGATGTCGGTGCTCCAGAACCAGGACATGTGGTGGGGCGAAGGAGATGACATGTTCTTCATCGATGGGGCGAAGACGCCACAGATTATCGGCACGGGAACGGAAGATTATTTTCTCGGTGCGTGGGATTTTGGCGGGCGCCCTTTTTCTTATCAACTCTACGGCGCTCCGGTAGTCGGGGCTGAACTTGCCGGCAGCCGCTCCAGCGTGTATCGGTTCCATCTTGCGCAGCCTATTCCTTTTCAAAAATCTTTCAAGGCAACGATTGAGCACGGAAACGCGAACCATCGTTCGGATAACTTTTACTCCGTTGCGTATTGGTATCAGGCCGATCCCCACGAACCTCTGCCGCCATTGCCTCCTGTAGAGCAGCGTTTGCCTGCGCTTCAGCCAGCTGGTGGTCCGGGGAATAGTGGCGCAGGCGTGCACTAA
- a CDS encoding sugar porter family MFS transporter: MNINSYVVKGTVVAALGGLLFGFDTAVISGTTQALTSVFHLSPFLLGVTVFSALLGTVIAALGAGIPGQRYGRRDSLRVMALFYVVSALGCAFAWNWTSLIVFRFIGGLGIGGSSVLGPMYIAEIAPPNWRGRLVGFFQVNIVVGILLAYLSNYLIGTMHFGAMEWRWELGVSGIPALLFLLALFTIPRSPRWLAMQKRLGEALDVLRLIGVTDAKAELDEIVASVHLERAASKEPLFSRKYAKPIFLAITVGMFCQLSGINAILYYLNDIFALAGASQMSGNLQAVAVGAMNLVATLAAMSVIDHIGRKKLLLIGTSGLVVCLAGVSAIFYTREHMDWLVWFLMAYIACFAISQGAVIWVYVSEVFPNRVRSKGQSVGSSSHWITNAIISLVFPVMATSSGAYPFIFFGVMMVLDLFVIAFYYPETSGISLERMQHEFGID, translated from the coding sequence ATGAACATTAACTCATATGTTGTGAAGGGAACAGTAGTCGCTGCTCTGGGTGGATTGCTGTTCGGCTTTGATACTGCTGTTATCTCCGGCACGACTCAGGCGTTGACCAGCGTATTTCACTTGTCGCCTTTTCTTCTGGGCGTAACGGTGTTCAGCGCGCTTCTTGGGACTGTGATAGCGGCACTCGGCGCAGGGATCCCAGGGCAACGGTATGGGCGACGCGACTCGTTGCGTGTGATGGCGCTCTTCTATGTGGTTTCCGCGCTGGGCTGCGCCTTTGCGTGGAACTGGACGTCGTTGATCGTATTTCGCTTTATTGGCGGTCTCGGCATTGGAGGGTCGTCCGTACTTGGCCCGATGTACATTGCTGAGATTGCGCCACCGAACTGGCGAGGGCGACTTGTAGGCTTCTTTCAGGTAAACATCGTTGTGGGCATTCTTCTGGCTTACCTGTCGAACTACCTTATCGGGACGATGCATTTTGGAGCGATGGAGTGGCGATGGGAGCTTGGCGTTTCGGGCATTCCGGCGCTGCTCTTCCTTCTCGCGCTGTTTACGATTCCGCGAAGCCCGCGCTGGCTCGCAATGCAGAAGAGACTCGGTGAAGCGCTGGATGTGCTGCGGTTGATCGGTGTGACGGATGCGAAGGCGGAGCTGGATGAGATTGTGGCGTCGGTTCACCTTGAGCGTGCGGCTTCAAAGGAGCCACTGTTCTCGCGCAAATATGCAAAGCCTATTTTCCTGGCCATTACGGTGGGGATGTTCTGTCAGTTGTCGGGAATCAATGCAATCCTCTATTACCTCAATGACATCTTTGCGCTCGCTGGAGCGAGCCAGATGTCGGGCAATCTGCAGGCCGTAGCTGTTGGCGCCATGAACCTCGTAGCTACGCTGGCCGCAATGTCCGTGATTGACCATATTGGAAGAAAGAAGCTGCTGCTCATCGGCACAAGTGGCTTGGTGGTGTGCCTGGCGGGAGTTTCGGCGATCTTCTATACGCGCGAGCACATGGACTGGCTTGTATGGTTTTTGATGGCCTACATTGCGTGCTTTGCAATTTCGCAGGGCGCCGTCATCTGGGTTTATGTGAGCGAGGTCTTTCCGAACCGCGTGCGGTCCAAGGGGCAAAGCGTGGGGAGCTCATCGCACTGGATTACGAACGCGATTATCTCGCTGGTATTTCCTGTCATGGCCACCTCATCGGGGGCGTATCCGTTTATATTTTTTGGCGTGATGATGGTTCTCGATCTTTTTGTTATCGCCTTCTACTATCCGGAGACCTCCGGCATATCGCTGGAGAGGATGCAGCATGAGTTTGGAATTGACTAG
- a CDS encoding ribulokinase: MSIVAGIDFGTLSVRVSLFDSQEGRLGTGVAEYPLCRSARDPNFATQSHQAQMDALEKAMRAALKSSGVKGSQVKALAVDATGSSVIPVDDELNPLDDYYLWCDHRAWREAEEITARAHAQNLKAIDWCGGMYSSEWGFAKLLHWMRHNPEKRERLATALENCDMVVATLCGVHSVQDVARSVCAMGHKWMWNPQWGGLPSDDFLVSVDPLLKGVRQKLAGRYAASDRIAGSLCAEWAARLCLEEGIPIPTAALDAHWDAVGANIRLGDVVNVIGTSTCMIGVSEAQSLVPGVCGVVPGSVLPGYTGIEAGLSAVGDLFDGIARRAGSSVAVLSEGMDSWCAGRTGLLRMTWDNGDRTVLVNPRLGGMTIGWNPTHTAQDELFAAIEGTALHTRIILEQMSEYGSQVNRIINGGGIPQKSPLLNRIYANALNKPVLVPSGDVTSLGSAIFAFLACGEFETVQEAQEALCPPCTSYLPDEYGAAVYDELYPLFSGVYFAFGQPTAPPAEMGRILPSLREIASNAVAMESA; encoded by the coding sequence GTGAGTATCGTCGCTGGAATTGATTTTGGGACTCTGAGCGTGCGCGTTTCTCTGTTCGACAGCCAGGAAGGCCGGTTGGGGACAGGTGTTGCGGAGTATCCGCTCTGCCGCTCTGCACGTGATCCCAATTTTGCTACGCAGAGCCATCAGGCGCAGATGGATGCGCTGGAGAAGGCAATGCGCGCCGCATTGAAAAGCAGCGGGGTAAAGGGAAGCCAGGTGAAGGCCCTCGCCGTGGATGCGACAGGATCGAGTGTGATTCCTGTGGATGATGAGCTCAATCCGCTCGATGATTACTACTTGTGGTGTGATCACCGCGCATGGCGTGAAGCGGAGGAGATTACTGCTCGAGCACACGCTCAAAATCTGAAGGCGATTGACTGGTGCGGAGGGATGTACTCCTCTGAATGGGGATTCGCCAAACTACTGCACTGGATGCGGCACAATCCAGAGAAGCGCGAACGCCTGGCCACTGCGCTTGAAAACTGCGACATGGTGGTTGCCACGCTGTGCGGTGTCCATTCTGTGCAGGATGTTGCGCGCAGCGTTTGCGCCATGGGGCATAAGTGGATGTGGAACCCACAGTGGGGCGGGCTTCCGTCTGATGATTTTCTCGTCTCGGTCGATCCTCTCCTAAAAGGTGTTCGGCAGAAGCTTGCGGGGCGTTATGCTGCGTCGGACCGCATCGCAGGTTCGCTGTGTGCGGAGTGGGCTGCGCGACTGTGCTTAGAGGAGGGCATTCCTATTCCAACGGCTGCGCTGGATGCGCACTGGGATGCTGTGGGGGCGAACATTCGGCTGGGCGATGTCGTGAATGTGATCGGCACTTCGACTTGCATGATCGGTGTGAGCGAAGCGCAGTCGCTGGTGCCGGGAGTGTGCGGTGTCGTGCCGGGGTCTGTGCTGCCGGGGTATACGGGGATTGAGGCAGGGCTTTCGGCGGTGGGCGATCTCTTCGATGGAATTGCGAGGCGTGCGGGCTCTTCAGTTGCTGTTCTCAGCGAAGGGATGGATTCGTGGTGCGCAGGCCGCACAGGTCTTCTACGGATGACGTGGGACAACGGCGACCGCACCGTGCTGGTGAATCCGCGATTGGGCGGGATGACTATTGGCTGGAATCCAACGCACACAGCGCAGGATGAGTTGTTTGCTGCTATTGAGGGAACGGCGCTGCATACGCGGATCATTCTGGAGCAAATGAGCGAGTACGGATCGCAGGTGAACCGCATCATCAATGGCGGCGGTATTCCCCAGAAGAGCCCTCTGCTCAACCGCATCTATGCCAATGCACTGAACAAGCCGGTGTTGGTCCCATCGGGAGACGTAACAAGTCTGGGGTCTGCGATCTTCGCATTTTTGGCATGTGGTGAGTTTGAGACGGTGCAAGAGGCGCAGGAGGCATTGTGTCCGCCGTGCACGAGCTACCTGCCTGATGAATATGGGGCCGCAGTGTATGACGAATTGTATCCGCTGTTCAGCGGCGTGTACTTTGCCTTTGGACAACCGACTGCTCCGCCGGCAGAGATGGGACGGATTCTTCCATCTCTTCGAGAGATCGCTTCCAATGCTGTTGCGATGGAGAGTGCATGA
- a CDS encoding fucose isomerase, giving the protein MKEVVLVTSGDLRESANKVCWPAQQELEKLLTERFAAEGVTVRRAFPVDTAKGHGFISSQRMGMDVFAGIDPEANMVFATAAWQYTHHVLPGMRSHRGPILTVANWSGQWPGLVGLLNLNGSLVKAGVKFNTLWSERFDDAYFLSRLREWIKQGKVTHDLSHVRGLNVDVLPASERSIGEKLAAEVQKKKAILGVFDEGCMGMYNAIIDDELLNPLGVYKERLSQSALVARMRTVRDDDASAIRRWLDEKGMRFHTGKDAKTELTDAQIQEQCKMYIAAVRIASEFGCDAIGIQYQQGLKDMVPASDLVEGLLNNTDRPPVYSEAGEELFAGRALPHFNEVDECAGLDALVTNRCWTALGLDPATTLHDLRWGEHYRGDGVDDFVWVLQISGAAPASHFVDGYRGAASDRQPPMYFPLGGGTLKGIGRPGKIVWSRVFVEGGGLHVDMGLGSVVKLPDEETQRRWSQTTSQWPMVSAVFDGVSRDSFMARHRANHVNIVYAPTAEDAARALAVKAAMFHALGVQVHLCGAVEFK; this is encoded by the coding sequence ATGAAAGAAGTTGTACTTGTTACCAGCGGCGATTTGCGGGAATCCGCCAACAAAGTGTGCTGGCCGGCGCAGCAGGAATTGGAGAAGCTCCTGACGGAGCGGTTTGCTGCTGAAGGCGTCACAGTCCGGCGTGCCTTTCCGGTGGATACCGCTAAGGGACATGGGTTCATCTCCAGCCAGCGGATGGGCATGGATGTTTTTGCCGGAATCGATCCGGAGGCGAACATGGTGTTCGCCACTGCGGCGTGGCAGTACACGCATCATGTTCTGCCGGGAATGCGCAGCCATCGCGGTCCGATTCTTACGGTGGCGAATTGGTCGGGGCAGTGGCCTGGTCTGGTCGGTCTGCTGAACCTGAATGGATCGCTGGTGAAGGCTGGAGTGAAGTTCAACACCTTGTGGAGCGAACGATTTGATGACGCATATTTCCTGTCGCGCCTGCGGGAATGGATTAAGCAAGGAAAGGTTACGCATGATCTGTCGCATGTGCGTGGTTTGAACGTAGATGTGCTGCCAGCGAGCGAGCGCAGTATTGGAGAGAAGCTGGCAGCTGAGGTGCAGAAGAAGAAAGCCATTCTGGGGGTCTTCGATGAAGGCTGCATGGGGATGTATAACGCCATCATCGACGACGAACTGTTGAACCCGCTTGGCGTTTATAAGGAACGTCTGAGCCAGTCGGCGCTGGTTGCGCGGATGCGGACCGTTCGCGATGATGACGCGAGCGCGATAAGACGGTGGCTGGATGAGAAAGGAATGCGCTTCCATACCGGCAAGGATGCGAAGACAGAGCTGACCGATGCGCAGATTCAGGAGCAGTGCAAGATGTATATTGCTGCCGTTCGAATTGCCAGCGAATTCGGCTGTGATGCGATTGGCATTCAGTATCAGCAGGGATTGAAGGACATGGTCCCGGCGTCTGATCTGGTGGAAGGGCTGCTCAACAATACTGATCGGCCTCCCGTGTATAGCGAAGCGGGAGAGGAGTTGTTTGCTGGAAGAGCGTTGCCTCATTTCAATGAAGTGGATGAGTGCGCTGGGCTGGATGCGCTGGTGACGAACCGTTGCTGGACCGCGCTTGGGCTTGATCCGGCCACGACTCTGCATGATCTTCGCTGGGGCGAACACTATCGCGGGGATGGTGTGGATGACTTTGTCTGGGTGCTGCAAATCTCTGGAGCGGCTCCGGCGAGTCATTTCGTGGATGGATATCGCGGCGCGGCGAGCGATCGGCAGCCGCCGATGTACTTTCCGTTGGGCGGTGGAACGCTGAAGGGAATTGGCCGGCCGGGAAAGATTGTCTGGAGCCGTGTGTTTGTAGAAGGCGGCGGTCTGCATGTCGATATGGGGCTCGGCTCTGTCGTGAAGCTGCCTGACGAGGAGACGCAGCGTCGCTGGAGTCAGACGACGTCTCAGTGGCCGATGGTAAGCGCAGTATTCGATGGTGTGTCGCGCGACTCGTTTATGGCTCGGCACCGTGCCAATCACGTAAATATCGTCTATGCTCCCACGGCGGAGGATGCCGCGCGTGCGCTCGCAGTGAAGGCGGCGATGTTTCATGCGTTGGGCGTTCAGGTACATCTGTGCGGCGCGGTTGAGTTCAAATAA
- a CDS encoding TonB-dependent receptor produces the protein MNRFTKGIRSPRFLSHLRLALRAGLAIFAALCICSVPLFAQTATGSITGTVEDVSGHVIAGAGVTLTNVATNETRTATTNNSGYYSLTLLPPASYKIAIQASGFSQYLQSNIVLNVQDALTINCTLQVGQVAQQVTVTELPSQLQTETSSLGQVISNKTIVDLPVNGRNSYSFAALVPGVLPSAGFTQTAFDEYNDQFISINGARPNQNVFLLDGGMNTQPALNGPGFYPSIDMVQQYKVQTNNFSAQFSNSSGGVINVITKSGSNKFHGTLYEFYRSTGLNANNFFANQAGLARAPFRYNQFGGSVGGPIFRNKTFFFFSYEGLRWTQALTTTGTLPTAAERTGDFSAGPLDQNGNVVPIYDPFSTVADPAHPGQFIRTQFPGNKIPQGEIDQVASNLLNYIPLPNQPGKGAGVNNFISNSSSPINKDDYSVRIDQALSQNSKLFGRFSISTTHQVRPPIFGNTPNFKVSSPILGPDTLRQMQATIDDTTVLGPHVVLELNSSYVRFHLARTPPGLGFDPTQLGFPSYFADLAKKTPPCFPTAIIGGLGTGESIPNVGWGGLLGQLCWIGILNDANQIYHEDGNLTIVAGTHTLKMGGDFGIGMFTTARFNNGAGFYVFGPDWTQGPNPFNAGTGVGFASFLTGSGDFGFNYTGGPDEINSFRYYGGYFQDDWKATPSLTLNLGIRYDYNTPWRERDNRITDWDPTSASPLQVPGMHLVGGLSFPGVNGLSRYQFNPDKRAGIQPRLGFSYGIGSNTAVRGGFGIFMGPTVGSGYNNNGVPSTGFIGSTPWVTTLDGVHPLNLLSNPYPQGFIYATGSSQGLATDLGQSVVGMDRNRHTAYSEEWDFDVQRTLPKDVLVDLAYAGSHGVHLYGDYNADQLPDQYLSMGTQLQAQVTNPFYGQITTGGLSGPTVAKSQLLLPYPQFTGVTLGNGSSYGASVYNSLQLKVERRFNNGFSLLGSWTWSKLMDNVGATTTGFPGGNFGGGAVQDWDNLRGEWSLATFDTPNYLAINGIYELPFGKGKPWAHSSRFADYLIGGWQINGIGTVLGGTPQQVTMAANTLFNNGGTQRANWNGKNPSLHTPISKRLNAYFNVADFSAPAAFTYGNSPRSIGSLRAPGVANLDLSGVKNTHLFENVNLQFRAEAFNIFNHPQFGPPDTNLGDGTTGSISTQVNNPRELQFALKLIF, from the coding sequence ATGAATCGTTTCACCAAAGGAATTCGTTCGCCGCGTTTTTTGAGCCATCTGCGTCTGGCCCTGAGGGCCGGGCTGGCCATATTCGCTGCGTTGTGTATCTGCTCGGTACCGCTCTTCGCGCAAACGGCGACCGGCTCCATTACGGGGACGGTTGAAGATGTCTCCGGGCACGTGATTGCCGGCGCCGGTGTCACCCTGACCAACGTCGCCACGAATGAGACTCGTACGGCGACGACCAACAACAGCGGCTACTATTCGCTGACGCTTCTGCCGCCGGCAAGCTACAAGATCGCAATCCAGGCGTCCGGCTTCAGCCAATATCTGCAATCCAATATCGTGCTGAACGTCCAGGACGCGCTTACCATCAATTGCACGCTCCAGGTCGGACAGGTTGCGCAGCAGGTCACTGTTACCGAGCTGCCCTCGCAGTTGCAGACTGAGACCTCCTCGCTTGGCCAGGTCATCTCCAACAAGACCATCGTCGACCTGCCTGTGAACGGCCGGAACAGCTACAGCTTTGCAGCGCTTGTTCCTGGCGTGTTGCCTTCCGCCGGATTCACCCAGACGGCCTTTGACGAGTACAACGATCAGTTCATCTCCATCAATGGAGCGCGTCCCAACCAGAACGTATTTCTTCTCGATGGCGGTATGAACACTCAGCCTGCGTTGAACGGGCCGGGTTTTTATCCCAGCATCGATATGGTGCAGCAGTACAAGGTGCAGACCAACAACTTCAGCGCGCAGTTTTCGAACTCTTCCGGCGGCGTCATCAACGTCATTACGAAGTCCGGAAGCAACAAGTTTCATGGCACGCTGTATGAGTTCTATCGGAGCACCGGCCTGAATGCGAATAACTTCTTCGCCAATCAAGCCGGGCTTGCACGCGCACCCTTCCGTTACAACCAGTTTGGCGGCAGCGTCGGAGGGCCCATCTTTCGTAACAAGACCTTCTTCTTCTTTTCCTATGAAGGACTGCGCTGGACCCAGGCCCTGACTACGACCGGCACGCTTCCAACTGCCGCGGAGCGCACGGGTGATTTTTCCGCGGGGCCTCTTGATCAGAATGGCAACGTCGTTCCCATCTATGATCCCTTCTCCACTGTGGCCGATCCGGCGCATCCGGGGCAGTTTATTCGCACGCAGTTTCCAGGCAACAAGATTCCTCAGGGTGAGATCGATCAGGTTGCGTCCAATCTGCTGAACTACATTCCTTTGCCCAACCAGCCGGGCAAAGGTGCGGGTGTGAATAACTTCATCTCCAACTCTAGTTCACCGATCAACAAGGATGACTACTCGGTCCGCATCGACCAGGCACTGTCGCAAAACTCCAAGCTCTTCGGCCGGTTTTCCATCTCGACCACGCACCAGGTACGTCCGCCGATCTTCGGCAATACTCCCAATTTCAAAGTCAGTTCGCCGATTCTGGGACCAGACACGCTGCGCCAGATGCAGGCAACCATCGACGACACGACTGTGCTGGGCCCGCACGTTGTGCTGGAGCTTAACTCGAGCTATGTCCGCTTCCATCTGGCGCGAACGCCTCCGGGGCTTGGCTTCGATCCGACACAGCTCGGCTTCCCGTCCTATTTCGCAGATCTTGCGAAGAAGACGCCTCCTTGCTTTCCGACGGCAATCATTGGAGGCCTGGGCACGGGTGAGTCGATCCCCAATGTTGGCTGGGGCGGTTTGCTTGGGCAACTCTGCTGGATCGGCATTCTGAATGATGCGAACCAGATCTACCACGAGGATGGCAATCTCACGATCGTTGCCGGGACGCACACGCTCAAGATGGGCGGGGATTTCGGTATCGGCATGTTCACGACCGCGCGGTTCAACAACGGCGCCGGGTTCTATGTCTTTGGGCCTGATTGGACTCAAGGGCCGAACCCCTTCAATGCAGGTACGGGCGTAGGGTTTGCCTCGTTCCTCACAGGTTCAGGCGACTTCGGCTTCAACTATACGGGTGGGCCTGACGAGATCAATAGTTTCCGCTACTACGGTGGCTACTTTCAAGATGACTGGAAGGCTACTCCTTCTCTTACGCTCAATCTCGGCATTCGTTATGACTACAACACACCATGGCGTGAACGCGACAATCGCATCACAGATTGGGACCCCACGTCGGCTTCACCGCTTCAGGTGCCGGGCATGCATCTTGTTGGTGGTCTCTCCTTTCCGGGTGTGAATGGGCTCTCACGCTATCAGTTCAATCCGGATAAACGAGCCGGCATCCAGCCGCGTCTTGGCTTCTCGTACGGCATTGGCAGCAACACGGCAGTGCGCGGCGGCTTCGGCATCTTCATGGGGCCGACGGTAGGGAGCGGATACAACAATAACGGCGTTCCCAGTACGGGCTTCATCGGCAGCACGCCGTGGGTTACAACGCTCGATGGTGTCCATCCGCTCAATCTGCTCAGCAATCCTTATCCGCAGGGATTCATTTATGCCACGGGGAGTTCGCAAGGACTCGCCACCGACCTTGGCCAGTCTGTTGTTGGCATGGACCGCAATCGCCATACTGCCTACTCGGAGGAATGGGATTTCGATGTGCAGCGAACTCTGCCTAAGGATGTGCTGGTTGACCTCGCCTATGCCGGCAGCCACGGCGTTCACCTGTATGGCGACTACAACGCCGATCAGCTTCCGGACCAATATCTGAGTATGGGAACGCAGCTTCAGGCGCAGGTGACGAATCCCTTCTATGGACAGATCACTACGGGTGGACTCAGTGGTCCTACTGTCGCGAAGAGCCAGCTGCTGCTGCCTTATCCGCAGTTCACGGGAGTTACGCTGGGCAATGGGTCTTCCTACGGCGCCTCGGTTTACAACTCGCTGCAATTGAAGGTAGAACGCCGCTTCAATAATGGCTTCAGTCTGCTTGGTTCGTGGACGTGGTCCAAGCTGATGGACAACGTCGGGGCCACAACGACGGGCTTCCCTGGAGGTAACTTTGGCGGCGGCGCAGTGCAGGATTGGGACAATCTTCGCGGTGAGTGGTCGCTGGCAACGTTCGATACTCCGAATTACCTTGCCATCAATGGCATCTATGAGCTTCCTTTTGGTAAGGGAAAGCCCTGGGCGCATAGCAGCAGGTTTGCGGACTATCTTATCGGCGGATGGCAGATCAATGGCATCGGCACTGTTTTGGGCGGCACACCGCAGCAGGTTACGATGGCTGCCAATACGCTGTTCAACAATGGCGGGACACAGCGCGCTAACTGGAACGGAAAGAATCCGTCTCTGCATACACCAATCAGCAAGCGCCTGAACGCCTACTTCAACGTAGCTGATTTCAGCGCGCCCGCTGCGTTCACCTACGGCAACTCCCCGCGTTCGATTGGCTCGCTTCGGGCTCCTGGGGTGGCGAACCTTGATCTTTCCGGGGTTAAGAATACGCACCTGTTCGAAAACGTGAATCTTCAGTTCCGTGCGGAGGCCTTCAACATCTTCAACCACCCGCAGTTCGGTCCTCCGGATACTAATCTTGGAGACGGCACTACGGGGTCGATTTCAACGCAAGTCAACAATCCGCGAGAACTACAATTTGCGTTGAAGCTGATCTTCTAA
- a CDS encoding LacI family DNA-binding transcriptional regulator, translating into MATIVEVAQRAGVSIATVSNVIRGTKRVSAPVLARVQAAIRELDYYPNEIARSLKVKQTRMMGIVVPDITNPFFPEVIRGAEDSAYERGYFLVTANTDEQIGRERRVVSALRSYRVDGILLASAPGHDTNHIQSAIASGLPVVCIDRPVSGVKTDAVLLDNVRGAHECLRHLIQMGHRKIAIITGKLDAQIARERLAGYEKALHEADISVDPALVLEGDFRDESGYRLGKQLLRGRSKATAVFVCNGVMTLGLLKALEESGKRCPEDIALATFDDLAVDRSFHPHLTAVVQPSYEMGARAATILMDRIEGKRTGEPSAVRIVPTLVVRESTRQRR; encoded by the coding sequence ATGGCAACGATCGTGGAAGTGGCACAACGCGCCGGCGTTTCGATTGCAACGGTTTCCAATGTCATCCGTGGCACCAAGCGAGTGAGCGCTCCGGTGCTGGCACGGGTTCAGGCTGCCATTCGCGAGTTGGACTACTACCCCAATGAGATTGCGCGCAGCCTGAAGGTGAAACAAACCCGGATGATGGGAATCGTCGTACCCGACATTACGAATCCCTTTTTTCCAGAGGTGATTCGAGGTGCGGAGGACAGTGCGTACGAACGCGGCTATTTTCTTGTCACCGCGAATACGGACGAGCAGATCGGACGTGAGCGACGCGTCGTATCCGCGCTCCGCTCCTATCGTGTCGATGGGATACTGCTTGCGTCAGCGCCTGGTCACGATACCAACCACATTCAAAGCGCGATCGCCTCTGGATTGCCGGTGGTGTGCATCGACCGGCCTGTTTCCGGAGTCAAGACCGATGCTGTGCTTCTGGACAATGTCCGCGGCGCACACGAGTGCTTGCGGCACCTCATCCAGATGGGGCACAGAAAGATTGCGATCATTACCGGAAAGCTTGACGCCCAGATAGCGCGCGAGCGCCTTGCAGGATACGAGAAGGCACTGCATGAAGCAGACATATCGGTTGATCCTGCGCTGGTGCTGGAGGGCGACTTTCGCGATGAGTCCGGCTACAGGCTTGGCAAACAACTGCTTCGAGGAAGAAGCAAGGCCACTGCGGTCTTTGTCTGCAATGGCGTCATGACACTAGGGTTGCTGAAGGCGCTCGAAGAGTCGGGGAAACGATGTCCGGAAGATATCGCCCTGGCTACGTTTGATGATCTTGCAGTGGACCGCTCCTTCCACCCGCATCTGACGGCGGTGGTGCAGCCTAGCTATGAAATGGGCGCGCGTGCGGCTACGATTCTGATGGACCGCATCGAAGGGAAGCGGACGGGAGAGCCTTCGGCGGTGCGGATTGTGCCTACGCTTGTTGTCCGGGAGTCGACCCGGCAGCGGCGCTGA